The proteins below come from a single Mucilaginibacter mali genomic window:
- a CDS encoding helical backbone metal receptor, translating into MITLTDQLGRPVSLEQPPSRIISLVPSQTELLYYLGLDDRIVGITKFCTHPADKVKSKTKIGGTKQLDTPLIRSLDPDLIIANKEENERLQLQNLMADYPVYVSDPNDMDTALAMISDIGRLTSCQQAADELSSTISQQFAKLEEERLTGLSVAYLIWRKPYMVASKGTYIDDMLDRCGFVNVFKQQRYPEVSNEMLAATRPDVVLLSSEPYPFKQKHIDEFAQLLPGAIIKLVDGEMFSWYGSRMLYAPEYFIKLINSIQTI; encoded by the coding sequence ATGATTACACTTACCGATCAGTTGGGCCGGCCCGTTTCTTTGGAACAGCCTCCATCGCGCATTATTTCCCTGGTGCCATCGCAAACAGAATTGCTTTATTATTTAGGTCTTGACGATCGAATTGTTGGCATAACTAAATTTTGTACCCACCCGGCAGATAAAGTAAAATCTAAAACAAAAATAGGCGGTACCAAACAACTGGATACTCCGCTCATCCGCTCTCTTGATCCCGATTTGATCATCGCCAACAAGGAAGAGAACGAACGCTTGCAGTTGCAGAACCTGATGGCCGACTATCCCGTGTATGTAAGCGACCCTAATGATATGGACACCGCGTTGGCTATGATAAGCGATATAGGTCGGTTAACAAGCTGTCAGCAGGCTGCCGATGAATTATCATCAACCATAAGTCAACAGTTTGCTAAATTGGAAGAGGAGCGTCTTACAGGCCTCAGTGTCGCTTATTTAATTTGGCGTAAGCCCTATATGGTTGCCAGTAAAGGAACGTATATCGACGATATGCTTGATCGTTGTGGCTTTGTTAACGTATTCAAACAACAGCGCTACCCCGAAGTTAGTAACGAAATGCTGGCCGCCACCCGGCCAGACGTGGTGTTATTATCGTCCGAACCGTATCCTTTTAAGCAAAAGCATATAGATGAGTTTGCGCAATTGCTACCCGGTGCTATTATAAAATTGGTGGATGGGGAAATGTTTTCGTGGTATGGCAGCCGGATGCTTTATGCCCCCGAATATTTTATTAAGCTGATAAACAGCATACAAACCATATAA
- a CDS encoding MBL fold metallo-hydrolase: protein MIRSFLWAGMAALWLTAIVGCGMVRSMGKDPYGDELARLDTLPNYKNGAFENLAERADSTIKSKWLFLRSHPETVRPSQALPWVKTDLKTLPAPAPTVVWFGHSSLLIKTGQGNILIDPIFSNHAGPVPGLITAFKGTTNYHAADMPPIDVLIISHDHYDHLDYRTLVKLKDRIKMAVVPMGVGSDLVYWGFDRKKIIELNWSQSTTLPGGLQITATPAQHRSNRSYSKENKTLWASYVIQAGQYRLFYSGDSGYGPHFKQIGKQYGPFDLALLECGQYSPNWPWTHLWLGQSAQAAVDLQARMLQPIHWAKFEEANHPWNEPIEKLLPAAEKAGIQVNVPRIGEPYTLGNPPMKTIWWDFD from the coding sequence ATGATAAGGAGTTTCTTGTGGGCCGGAATGGCCGCTTTATGGCTAACGGCGATCGTTGGTTGTGGTATGGTACGGTCGATGGGGAAAGACCCCTACGGCGATGAACTTGCCCGGTTGGATACCTTACCCAACTACAAAAATGGCGCGTTTGAAAATCTGGCTGAACGCGCCGACTCTACCATTAAAAGCAAATGGCTTTTCCTGCGCAGCCATCCTGAAACTGTCAGGCCTTCGCAGGCGTTGCCCTGGGTTAAAACCGACTTGAAGACGCTGCCGGCCCCGGCCCCTACCGTGGTTTGGTTCGGCCATTCGTCGTTATTGATCAAAACTGGCCAGGGTAATATCCTTATCGATCCTATTTTTAGTAACCATGCTGGCCCGGTTCCCGGGTTGATCACTGCTTTTAAGGGCACTACCAATTATCACGCCGCGGATATGCCGCCGATTGACGTGCTGATCATTTCGCACGATCATTACGACCATCTGGATTATCGAACCTTAGTTAAGCTAAAAGACCGTATTAAAATGGCAGTTGTACCCATGGGGGTTGGCTCCGACCTGGTATATTGGGGCTTTGACCGTAAAAAGATCATCGAACTGAATTGGAGCCAATCAACCACGCTCCCTGGCGGGTTGCAGATCACCGCCACACCAGCGCAACACCGCAGTAACCGCAGTTATAGTAAAGAGAATAAAACCCTTTGGGCATCATATGTAATACAGGCTGGTCAATACCGGTTATTTTACAGCGGCGATAGTGGCTATGGGCCACATTTTAAGCAAATAGGCAAACAATATGGCCCCTTTGACCTGGCCCTGCTGGAATGCGGGCAATACAGCCCCAATTGGCCATGGACACACTTATGGCTTGGGCAAAGCGCCCAGGCGGCTGTCGATCTGCAGGCCCGTATGTTACAGCCTATCCATTGGGCTAAGTTTGAGGAAGCTAATCATCCATGGAACGAACCCATTGAAAAATTGCTCCCCGCAGCCGAAAAGGCGGGCATACAGGTAAACGTGCCGCGCATAGGCGAACCTTACACGCTTGGGAATCCGCCAATGAAAACGATTTGGTGGGATTTTGACTGA
- a CDS encoding CocE/NonD family hydrolase, which translates to MKKLSLLIIILLPFLAAAQNPDSAWFVNNYIKKEVTIPMRDGVKLFTSIYMPKDQSEKHPILLTRTPYSVSPYGANYRPYWNSYQMRYIREGYIIVNQDIRGKYMSEGQFEVVRPFNPNKKTSKDIDEASDSYDTIDWLIKNIDGNNGRVGGIGISFPGFYATMIALSGHPALKAVSPQAPVTDRFFGDDDHHNGVMMLMDAYEFQVAGAFAAPSRTPSTRGIRGFRVSYPDNYAYYLKMGAMPNFTKMSGDTMKFWTGMMDHPNLDDWWKVRDARAGIKDVKPAMLITGGLFDAEDGYGAWNTYQALVKKSLATNSKLVMGPWYHGQWASKDGTHLGNIQFGSNTSTYYQDMEVPFFNYYLKGKGADTLSKATIFFSGENKWRRFKQWPVAGIKYTPVYLEANGGLSFNQIQTFAPSFDTYISDPARPVPYTEDVGNRRTREYMVDDQRFASRRTDVLTYSTGALDKDITLAGPLVADLLVSLSNTDADFIVKLIDVLPDDTPMDRTTRYPMGGYQMLVRAETMRGKFRNSFEKPEPFTPGKTTQVKFALPDVAHTFKKGHKIMVQIQSTWFPLTDRNPQQFLDINKAKDSDFVKETINVYHNQSKIILPVIE; encoded by the coding sequence ATGAAAAAACTAAGCCTGCTTATCATCATTCTGCTGCCCTTTTTAGCCGCCGCGCAAAATCCGGATTCGGCATGGTTTGTAAATAATTACATCAAAAAGGAAGTAACCATCCCTATGCGCGACGGGGTGAAGCTTTTTACCTCCATCTATATGCCCAAAGATCAATCGGAAAAACATCCTATCCTGTTAACCCGTACGCCTTATTCCGTTTCGCCTTATGGCGCTAACTATAGGCCTTACTGGAACAGCTATCAGATGCGCTACATCCGCGAAGGTTATATCATTGTTAACCAGGATATCCGTGGTAAATACATGAGCGAGGGCCAGTTTGAAGTAGTGCGCCCATTTAATCCCAATAAAAAGACCAGCAAGGATATTGACGAAGCCAGCGACAGTTACGACACCATCGACTGGCTGATTAAAAACATCGACGGTAATAATGGGCGGGTAGGGGGCATTGGCATCTCATTTCCCGGTTTTTATGCTACTATGATAGCGCTGAGCGGCCACCCGGCATTAAAGGCAGTTAGTCCGCAGGCGCCGGTAACCGACCGCTTTTTTGGCGACGACGATCATCACAACGGCGTAATGATGCTGATGGACGCGTATGAGTTCCAGGTGGCGGGCGCGTTTGCCGCCCCAAGCCGCACACCATCTACCCGAGGCATCAGGGGTTTCAGGGTAAGCTATCCGGATAACTACGCCTATTATTTAAAAATGGGCGCCATGCCCAACTTTACCAAAATGAGCGGCGACACCATGAAGTTTTGGACTGGTATGATGGATCATCCCAATTTGGACGATTGGTGGAAGGTGCGAGATGCCCGTGCCGGTATAAAGGATGTAAAACCCGCTATGCTGATAACCGGTGGCCTTTTTGACGCCGAAGACGGTTACGGTGCCTGGAACACCTACCAGGCTTTGGTTAAAAAAAGCCTGGCTACCAACAGCAAACTGGTGATGGGGCCATGGTACCACGGCCAATGGGCCAGTAAAGATGGTACGCATTTGGGCAATATTCAGTTTGGCAGCAATACATCAACGTATTACCAGGATATGGAGGTACCATTTTTTAATTACTACCTGAAGGGAAAGGGGGCCGATACCCTGAGCAAGGCCACTATCTTTTTCTCGGGCGAAAATAAATGGCGCAGGTTTAAGCAATGGCCGGTTGCCGGTATTAAGTATACGCCGGTTTATTTAGAAGCTAACGGTGGTTTATCGTTCAATCAGATCCAAACCTTCGCGCCATCGTTTGATACTTATATCAGCGACCCTGCCAGGCCGGTACCCTATACCGAAGATGTGGGCAACCGCCGCACCCGCGAATATATGGTAGATGACCAACGCTTTGCTTCGCGCCGCACGGATGTGCTTACGTACAGTACCGGCGCGCTTGATAAGGATATTACGCTGGCCGGGCCTCTTGTAGCTGATCTGTTGGTGAGCTTGTCTAACACGGATGCTGATTTTATTGTGAAGCTGATCGACGTGTTACCCGATGATACCCCAATGGATAGGACAACCCGCTACCCGATGGGCGGCTACCAAATGCTGGTACGCGCGGAAACCATGCGCGGAAAATTCCGTAACAGCTTTGAAAAACCGGAGCCGTTTACGCCCGGTAAAACCACCCAGGTAAAGTTTGCGCTGCCCGACGTGGCCCATACCTTTAAAAAGGGGCACAAGATAATGGTACAGATACAAAGCACCTGGTTCCCGTTGACAGATAGGAATCCACAGCAGTTTTTGGATATCAATAAAGCAAAGGACAGCGACTTTGTAAAAGAAACGATAAATGTATACCACAATCAATCGAAAATTATATTACCGGTAATTGAATAA
- a CDS encoding RNA 2'-phosphotransferase: protein MISDKENKNISKFLSLVLRHQPELIGIELDENGWTDVDALIAKSGEHGVRYNIDALKHVVTTNNKQRFAFNDTFDRIRANQGHSVEVDLGYEAKIPPEVLYHGSAIKNADSILASGLEKRERHHVHLSADVATAANVGQRHGKPVIFEVTALQMHHDGMPFFLSNNGVWLTDAVPPKYLKKQ, encoded by the coding sequence ATGATAAGTGATAAGGAAAATAAGAACATCAGTAAATTCCTGAGCTTGGTGCTGCGGCATCAACCGGAGTTGATTGGGATTGAGTTGGATGAAAATGGCTGGACGGATGTAGACGCACTCATCGCAAAGTCGGGTGAGCACGGCGTTCGGTACAATATAGATGCGCTTAAGCATGTGGTAACCACAAATAATAAGCAGCGCTTTGCCTTTAATGATACGTTTGACAGGATCCGGGCTAACCAGGGGCACTCGGTTGAGGTAGACCTGGGTTATGAGGCAAAAATTCCGCCTGAGGTATTATATCATGGATCGGCTATCAAAAATGCTGACTCGATATTGGCATCTGGCCTTGAAAAGCGGGAGCGCCACCATGTGCATTTAAGTGCCGATGTAGCAACCGCCGCTAATGTAGGGCAAAGGCATGGCAAGCCGGTGATATTTGAGGTAACGGCCTTGCAAATGCACCATGATGGTATGCCATTCTTTTTATCTAATAATGGAGTATGGTTAACAGACGCCGTGCCTCCAAAATATCTGAAGAAGCAATAA
- a CDS encoding M1 family metallopeptidase, which produces MRNRITLLLIFAASIAQAQQMFTSGGKLKPEQAIMDVRHYTVALNVDVDRKSIDGYTDIDVLMAKPTRVLMLDLVDSFKISKILVNNQPQQFTYQNKLISINLNKEIPAGKATIKVLYGGKPNVARRPPWDDGFTWTKDSNGTPRVEVTAEGSGGKLYFPCKDHPSDEPNEGVDMIITVPSNLVVAGPGLLIKTVKKGNTATYHWKTNYSINNYSIVFNAADYVVVSRQYKTIDGNTVPIQFYVLREDAAKAEHHLDIFEKTIREQEKYFGEYPWAKEKIGIVETAHLGMEHQSMNAYGNKFKYTKIGGEDYDGLMHHEFGHEWWGNKVTANDWADMWIHEGIGTYGDALYVREFEGEQAYINYFKKSAFGIRNDKPVVMGKDVDEESAYNGDIYPKGAFFMHTLCYIMGDSTFLPALKRFVTDKRYTYDNIINTTDVEQYFSGVYGKDLKPLFNLFLYTTNKLEVHVKPMPNDRYSLQLTNINMPLPVDVTTDAGTKRTVLSSAPVIITSKTMPVIDKDTFYLKKVTID; this is translated from the coding sequence ATGCGCAACCGCATCACCTTATTATTGATTTTCGCCGCGTCGATAGCGCAGGCGCAGCAAATGTTTACCTCGGGAGGCAAACTGAAGCCCGAGCAGGCTATAATGGATGTAAGGCACTATACGGTAGCCCTGAATGTGGATGTGGATAGAAAATCGATAGATGGTTATACGGATATCGATGTACTGATGGCAAAACCAACCAGGGTGTTGATGCTTGACCTGGTGGACTCATTTAAGATCAGCAAGATTTTGGTGAACAACCAGCCGCAGCAATTTACTTATCAAAACAAACTGATCTCCATTAATTTAAATAAGGAGATACCTGCCGGTAAAGCAACCATTAAAGTGCTTTACGGCGGTAAACCCAATGTTGCACGCCGCCCGCCATGGGACGATGGTTTTACCTGGACTAAAGATAGTAACGGCACTCCCCGCGTAGAGGTAACTGCCGAGGGTTCGGGCGGTAAGCTGTATTTTCCATGCAAGGATCATCCGTCAGACGAGCCGAACGAGGGTGTGGATATGATCATTACCGTGCCGTCTAACTTAGTTGTGGCTGGTCCGGGTTTGCTGATCAAAACCGTTAAAAAGGGTAATACGGCTACTTATCATTGGAAAACAAATTATAGCATTAATAATTACAGCATTGTGTTTAATGCTGCCGATTACGTGGTGGTGAGCCGCCAGTATAAAACCATTGATGGCAATACGGTACCTATCCAATTTTATGTTTTAAGGGAAGATGCCGCCAAGGCCGAACATCACTTAGATATATTTGAAAAGACCATCCGCGAGCAGGAGAAGTATTTTGGCGAATACCCTTGGGCAAAGGAAAAGATCGGCATTGTGGAAACCGCGCATTTGGGCATGGAACACCAGAGCATGAATGCCTATGGCAATAAGTTTAAATACACCAAAATAGGTGGCGAAGATTACGACGGACTGATGCACCACGAGTTTGGGCACGAATGGTGGGGAAACAAGGTTACCGCTAACGATTGGGCCGATATGTGGATCCACGAGGGTATTGGCACCTATGGCGATGCTTTATACGTCCGTGAGTTTGAGGGCGAACAGGCTTATATCAATTATTTTAAAAAGAGCGCGTTCGGAATCCGTAACGATAAACCGGTGGTGATGGGTAAGGATGTTGACGAGGAGAGCGCTTATAATGGTGATATCTACCCCAAAGGCGCGTTCTTTATGCATACGTTGTGCTATATCATGGGAGACAGTACTTTTTTGCCTGCGCTAAAAAGGTTTGTTACCGATAAACGATACACTTACGATAATATCATCAACACAACAGATGTAGAGCAATACTTCAGCGGGGTATATGGTAAGGATCTGAAACCGCTGTTCAACCTGTTCCTGTATACCACCAATAAACTGGAAGTACATGTTAAACCGATGCCGAACGACCGATACTCGCTGCAACTAACCAATATTAACATGCCGCTGCCTGTTGATGTGACTACAGATGCGGGTACTAAGCGGACTGTGCTGAGCAGCGCACCTGTTATCATCACCAGTAAAACAATGCCTGTTATTGATAAGGATACGTTTTACCTGAAGAAGGTGACGATAGATTAA
- a CDS encoding glycoside hydrolase family 25 protein has product MAAQKRTSVTKSKTTPKKKAPAKRKSSGGIKTPWKLIIGLLLILLSPFYYGYVVKAFTSTWQWIKDIGEDPHYRTYKSFNIRIPNKYHIHGIDVSYAQGKIDWQRVKNMEEDSVRISFAFIKATEGLITVDPYFKRNWREAPKMGIVCGAYHFFHPEKNGVWQARFFLQNVTVEKGDLPPVADVEKLYGVKPEVMRKELKAYLGHIYAQTGVRPIIYTGLSFYADYLAGYFDEYKLWIANYHQPHLQIAEKSNWQFWQHSDIARINGIGHTVDFDAFRGDSLAFQKMLVH; this is encoded by the coding sequence GTGGCTGCCCAAAAAAGAACTTCGGTAACAAAATCTAAAACTACTCCTAAAAAGAAGGCTCCGGCTAAGCGTAAAAGTTCGGGCGGTATTAAAACGCCGTGGAAACTGATTATTGGCCTATTGCTCATCCTGCTATCGCCTTTTTATTATGGTTATGTAGTTAAAGCCTTTACCAGCACCTGGCAGTGGATAAAGGATATTGGCGAAGACCCGCATTACCGCACTTATAAAAGCTTCAATATCCGCATCCCTAACAAATACCATATCCATGGCATTGATGTATCGTATGCCCAGGGCAAGATAGACTGGCAGCGGGTAAAGAATATGGAAGAGGATAGCGTACGCATCAGCTTCGCTTTTATAAAGGCTACCGAGGGGTTGATCACCGTTGATCCATACTTTAAACGCAATTGGCGCGAGGCGCCCAAGATGGGTATTGTTTGCGGCGCCTATCACTTTTTTCATCCCGAAAAAAACGGGGTGTGGCAGGCACGCTTCTTTTTGCAAAATGTAACGGTAGAAAAAGGCGATCTGCCCCCTGTAGCTGATGTGGAGAAGCTTTACGGTGTTAAACCCGAGGTGATGCGTAAGGAGTTAAAAGCCTATCTAGGCCATATATACGCGCAAACCGGCGTGCGCCCAATCATCTACACCGGCCTCAGTTTTTATGCCGATTACCTGGCAGGATATTTCGACGAGTATAAACTATGGATAGCCAATTACCACCAACCCCACCTGCAGATAGCCGAAAAAAGTAACTGGCAATTTTGGCAACACTCGGATATTGCCCGCATTAATGGTATTGGCCATACGGTAGATTTTGACGCTTTCCGCGGCGACAGCCTGGCGTTTCAAAAAATGCTGGTGCACTAA
- a CDS encoding asparagine synthetase B, with translation MDDTQKDHLKSYGIAFWVLKAGGTVDWLLNYRGGSFLAKYDKKTEDECKVRGITFEVLADASVTSIMNQIADPSVNMDVVKLEKAPKIALYSPKSKGNLEDAVALVLKYAEIPFDYLYDEEVLKGDLLKYDWVHLHHEDFTGQYSKGMGAGGFGFRGGGYGGGFGGGGGGMGGPPDFNGGGRGGRDFNNNNVEYRPEDNAESKPVQEALAKKLGYGKVSKMKLAVAQHIRDFCGNGGFLFAMCSGADSFDIALAAAKTDIVDSQFDGDPYDPDAQAKLDFSQTLAFQNFNVVLGRGRRFSDIDVSDTRNVQRDRDFFTLFDFSAKWDPVPSMLTQDHDHVIKGFKGLATAFDKTKLKPGVTIMGELKSAGEARYIHGEYGKGQWTFYGGHDPEDYQHSPNEPPTDLALHPNSPGYRLILNNILFPAAKKKKQKT, from the coding sequence ATGGATGACACCCAAAAGGATCATTTAAAATCTTACGGCATAGCATTTTGGGTTTTAAAAGCAGGTGGTACGGTAGATTGGCTGCTGAACTATCGCGGCGGCAGTTTCCTGGCCAAATACGATAAAAAGACCGAAGATGAATGCAAGGTGCGCGGAATTACCTTCGAGGTTTTGGCCGATGCCAGCGTAACATCCATTATGAACCAGATAGCTGACCCATCGGTAAACATGGATGTGGTAAAGTTAGAGAAAGCGCCTAAAATTGCTTTATACTCGCCTAAAAGCAAAGGCAACCTGGAAGATGCCGTTGCCCTGGTATTAAAATACGCCGAGATACCTTTCGATTATTTGTATGATGAGGAAGTATTAAAGGGCGATCTGTTGAAATATGACTGGGTACACCTGCACCACGAAGACTTTACCGGCCAGTACAGCAAAGGTATGGGTGCGGGCGGATTCGGCTTCCGCGGTGGTGGTTATGGCGGTGGTTTCGGCGGTGGTGGTGGCGGCATGGGTGGTCCGCCTGACTTTAATGGCGGTGGCCGCGGTGGTCGCGACTTTAACAACAACAACGTAGAGTATCGGCCCGAAGATAATGCGGAAAGCAAGCCCGTGCAGGAAGCTTTGGCAAAAAAGCTGGGCTATGGCAAGGTATCAAAAATGAAACTGGCAGTAGCGCAGCATATCCGCGACTTTTGTGGTAACGGCGGCTTCCTGTTCGCTATGTGTTCGGGGGCTGATAGTTTTGATATCGCCCTGGCAGCGGCTAAAACAGATATTGTAGACAGCCAGTTTGACGGCGACCCTTACGATCCGGATGCGCAGGCCAAGCTTGATTTTTCGCAGACGCTCGCCTTTCAAAACTTCAATGTAGTGTTAGGCCGCGGACGCAGGTTTAGCGACATCGATGTATCGGATACCCGCAATGTGCAACGCGACCGCGATTTCTTTACCCTGTTCGATTTTTCGGCTAAGTGGGATCCCGTTCCCAGCATGCTTACACAGGACCATGACCATGTGATAAAAGGCTTTAAAGGTTTAGCTACAGCTTTTGATAAAACCAAGCTGAAACCTGGCGTAACGATTATGGGTGAACTAAAATCGGCGGGGGAAGCGCGTTATATCCACGGCGAATACGGCAAAGGCCAATGGACATTTTATGGCGGCCACGATCCGGAAGATTACCAGCACAGCCCCAATGAGCCGCCAACCGACCTGGCCCTGCATCCCAATTCACCAGGCTATCGTTTGATATTGAACAATATCCTGTTCCCGGCTGCAAAAAAGAAGAAGCAGAAAACCTAA
- a CDS encoding zinc-dependent metalloprotease — protein MKKVLLPVLLTTLAVAAFAQQRDTTGGGRRGAALPGGFPGAGGGATAARAVPRPYKSVITDKAVTRDGLFKTHKVDDHYYFEIADSILNREILVVNRVAKSGADVRVADGYAGDIIGNTVITFEKGPANRIFMRKISYSTYSPDSTKSMYAVVQRSNVQAIAAAFNIAAYAPDNKGSVVDMTDYINSDNDIFYFSSAAAKSRFRLGNQLSDRSYIESVRSFKTNVEISTVKTYTLGAAASPFGARGGAPTPTPGGGSTGSVTVELNTSMVILPKKPMEARFFDARVGFFAHGYTDFDANPQGIKNIQMIARWRLEVKPEDMEKYKKGILVEPKKQIVYYIDPATPKKWQPYLIAGVNDWQKAFEAAGFKNAIVAKIAPTAKEDSTWSLDDASHSVLVYKPSETENASGPHISDPRSGEILETHINWFHNVMKLVHDWYMIQTAAVDPRARKMQFSDELMGDLIRFVSSHEVGHTLGLRHNYGSSSATPVEKLRDKAWVEANGHTASIMDYARFNYVAQPEDNITKAGLYPRIGDYDKWAINWGYRVLPGVKSPEAEVPVLNKMTIEALKNRRNWFGTETNPDDPHSQNEDLGDNAMKASDYGIKNLQRILVKLPEWTKEPNEDYDNLNNMYGQLTTQFGRYMGHVAKNIGGIYENPKSVEEAGFVYELTPAATQKEAMDFLDRQLFTTPMWLVNNDILNQTGGNGVTVIYRLQDAVLNRIVTEHQMNKLLIAESKDKNTYKITDFFGDMQNIIFRELKTNAAIDIYRRNLQKLYVDKLIDIVAPAPEPAAAATAIPAGGGRRGGGGGRELEQTDVVSVAKAQLRLINSQITSALPGTSDSMSKYHLQDLSERITAALNPKS, from the coding sequence ATGAAAAAAGTTTTATTACCTGTCTTATTGACAACATTGGCGGTAGCTGCCTTTGCTCAGCAAAGAGATACCACCGGTGGTGGTCGCCGTGGCGCGGCTTTACCGGGAGGCTTCCCGGGCGCCGGTGGCGGTGCGACAGCGGCCAGAGCCGTACCACGTCCGTACAAAAGTGTAATTACCGATAAGGCGGTTACACGCGATGGTTTATTTAAAACCCACAAGGTTGACGATCATTACTATTTTGAAATTGCCGACAGCATCCTTAACCGCGAAATACTGGTGGTTAACCGCGTGGCCAAATCGGGCGCAGATGTGCGCGTGGCCGATGGTTACGCTGGCGATATCATTGGTAACACCGTAATCACCTTTGAAAAAGGCCCTGCCAACCGCATCTTCATGCGTAAAATATCATACAGCACCTACAGCCCTGACAGCACCAAATCAATGTACGCGGTGGTTCAGCGCTCAAACGTGCAGGCTATCGCTGCCGCCTTCAACATTGCGGCCTACGCGCCCGATAACAAAGGTAGCGTAGTAGATATGACCGATTATATCAATAGCGATAACGATATCTTCTACTTTAGCTCTGCCGCTGCCAAATCACGCTTCCGTTTAGGCAACCAACTGTCTGATCGTAGCTATATCGAAAGCGTACGCAGCTTTAAAACCAATGTAGAGATCAGCACTGTTAAAACCTATACCTTAGGCGCGGCAGCTTCTCCGTTTGGCGCACGTGGCGGCGCCCCTACCCCTACTCCGGGTGGCGGCAGCACGGGTTCGGTTACTGTTGAGTTAAACACTTCGATGGTGATCCTGCCTAAAAAGCCAATGGAAGCCCGTTTCTTTGATGCACGTGTTGGTTTCTTCGCTCATGGCTATACCGATTTCGATGCTAATCCACAGGGTATCAAAAACATCCAGATGATTGCCCGCTGGAGGCTTGAAGTAAAACCGGAGGACATGGAGAAATACAAAAAAGGTATCCTGGTTGAACCTAAAAAACAAATTGTATACTACATTGACCCTGCCACACCTAAAAAATGGCAGCCATACCTGATAGCAGGCGTTAACGACTGGCAAAAAGCTTTTGAAGCTGCCGGTTTCAAAAACGCTATCGTAGCTAAAATTGCCCCTACCGCTAAGGAAGATTCTACCTGGAGCCTGGACGATGCCAGCCACTCGGTATTGGTTTACAAACCATCAGAAACTGAGAATGCCAGCGGCCCGCACATCTCCGACCCGCGCAGCGGCGAGATACTGGAAACACACATCAACTGGTTCCACAACGTAATGAAACTGGTGCACGATTGGTACATGATCCAAACCGCGGCAGTTGACCCACGTGCCCGTAAAATGCAATTCAGCGATGAGTTGATGGGCGACCTGATCCGCTTTGTATCATCGCACGAAGTTGGCCACACACTTGGTTTACGCCACAACTATGGCTCAAGCTCGGCTACGCCGGTTGAAAAACTGCGCGACAAAGCCTGGGTTGAAGCCAACGGCCACACCGCCTCGATTATGGACTATGCCCGCTTTAACTACGTGGCACAGCCCGAAGATAACATCACTAAAGCCGGTTTATATCCACGCATTGGTGACTACGATAAATGGGCCATTAACTGGGGTTACCGTGTATTGCCCGGCGTAAAATCTCCAGAGGCTGAAGTACCGGTATTAAACAAAATGACCATCGAGGCGTTGAAAAACCGCCGCAACTGGTTCGGTACCGAAACTAACCCTGACGACCCGCACTCACAAAACGAGGACTTGGGCGACAACGCTATGAAAGCCAGCGATTATGGTATCAAGAACCTGCAACGCATATTGGTTAAATTGCCTGAGTGGACCAAAGAGCCTAACGAGGATTACGATAACCTGAACAATATGTACGGTCAGTTGACCACTCAGTTTGGCAGGTACATGGGCCACGTGGCTAAAAACATCGGTGGGATCTACGAGAACCCTAAATCGGTTGAAGAGGCTGGTTTTGTTTATGAACTGACCCCGGCCGCTACGCAGAAGGAAGCGATGGACTTTTTAGACCGTCAGCTGTTCACTACCCCAATGTGGTTGGTTAATAACGATATCCTTAACCAAACCGGTGGTAACGGCGTAACCGTGATCTACCGTTTACAGGATGCCGTGCTTAACCGCATTGTGACCGAGCACCAAATGAATAAATTGCTGATTGCCGAATCGAAGGATAAAAACACCTACAAGATCACCGATTTCTTCGGGGATATGCAGAACATTATCTTCCGCGAATTGAAGACTAATGCGGCTATCGATATCTATCGCCGTAACCTGCAAAAACTGTATGTAGATAAGCTGATAGACATTGTAGCCCCGGCACCTGAGCCTGCGGCAGCAGCTACGGCTATCCCGGCCGGCGGTGGCCGTCGTGGTGGCGGTGGTGGTCGCGAACTGGAGCAAACCGATGTTGTTTCGGTAGCTAAAGCCCAGTTACGCCTCATCAACAGCCAGATCACTTCCGCTCTGCCTGGCACAAGCGACAGTATGAGCAAATATCACCTGCAAGACCTTTCTGAAAGGATCACCGCGGCACTGAACCCTAAAAGCTAA